The proteins below come from a single Chryseobacterium sp. MA9 genomic window:
- a CDS encoding RsiV family protein — MKNTIAVIALSSFLAVTACKKNEKAGPAEKTENKTAEGFVVDSVKVNDSTKITDSLKVSYTSKLLVFPSLKDKKLLDSIYFQNEKIKDFSKAGLQTYLDKEKNDYFNSIKNDNKDWVSDVTYAQNWYSSSHMNLISNTNNYMHIQYVGSGYEGGAHDNYGFSERVFDLKNSKKLELKDITSMPKNKIEAILMKNIDKINSGTMDGDGEVKNSEMLLVEKIPASDNFYFDDKNLYFHYSPYEIAAFAAGDITIPVSWEDLKGTLNGEFKERMKIK, encoded by the coding sequence ATGAAAAACACAATTGCTGTTATAGCATTATCTTCTTTCTTAGCAGTGACGGCCTGTAAAAAAAATGAAAAGGCAGGGCCAGCAGAAAAAACCGAAAATAAAACCGCTGAAGGATTTGTGGTAGATTCTGTGAAAGTGAATGATTCTACAAAGATTACAGACTCTTTAAAAGTGAGCTACACTTCAAAACTGTTGGTTTTCCCCTCATTAAAAGATAAAAAGCTATTAGACAGTATCTATTTCCAGAATGAAAAAATCAAAGACTTTTCCAAAGCAGGGCTTCAGACTTACCTTGATAAAGAAAAGAATGATTATTTCAATTCTATAAAAAATGATAATAAAGATTGGGTTTCAGATGTCACTTATGCTCAGAATTGGTATTCAAGCTCACATATGAATTTGATTTCCAATACAAATAATTATATGCATATTCAGTATGTAGGAAGCGGATATGAAGGAGGAGCCCATGACAATTATGGTTTTTCAGAAAGAGTTTTTGATCTTAAAAACAGTAAAAAATTGGAATTGAAAGATATTACTTCAATGCCTAAAAATAAAATTGAAGCAATTCTGATGAAAAATATCGATAAAATTAACAGTGGAACAATGGATGGTGATGGAGAAGTGAAAAACTCAGAAATGTTGCTAGTTGAGAAAATTCCAGCATCCGATAACTTCTATTTTGATGATAAAAACCTGTATTTCCATTACAGTCCTTATGAAATTGCAGCTTTTGCAGCAGGAGATATCACAATTCCTGTTTCATGGGAAGACCTGAAAGGAACGTTAAATGGTGAATTTAAAGAAAGAATGAAAATTAAGTAA
- the ggt gene encoding gamma-glutamyltransferase, which produces MKKIVLVATLLSYSFSWSQFTDINIIKEVQVKNKGVVVSAHPLASEAGAKILKMGGNAYDAVTATQYALAVVYPQAGNIGGGGFLVGVKNNGEKFTLDYRETAPKKASRDMYIDKKGKADTDLSQNGRLAVGIPGSVAGFFATLKYCKLPMEKIIQPAIDLAEKGFAITDKEAEMLNNQREKFQKHNKSSIIFVKDTPWKAGDLLVQKDLAETLKLIQKLGAKGFYEGKTADLLIAEMKRGNGIITLEDLKNYKVAERKALEFDYKGNDVVTMPLPSSGGVLLAQMLRMASFENLEKYQQNSTKAVQIMAEAERRAYADRAEYMGDPDFIQDKTSYLISDDYLKGRWKSFSFDKATPSAEVGKIIEQPKESMQTTHISVLDKDGNAASVTTTLNGYYGSKVLVSGAGFFLNNEMDDFSIKPGVPNMFGAVGGEANSIQPNKRMLSSMTPTILLKNGKPYMVVGTPGGTTIPTSVYQSIVNVVDFKLNANMSVNAPKFHHQWLPETITVENNFPESTISELKSKNYIIEKTKYIGKTEMIVLDENGNIHAVADGRGDDSVAVE; this is translated from the coding sequence ATGAAGAAAATAGTTTTAGTTGCTACTCTTCTTTCCTATAGTTTTTCCTGGTCACAGTTTACAGATATTAATATTATCAAAGAAGTACAGGTAAAAAATAAAGGAGTTGTAGTTTCTGCACATCCATTAGCCAGTGAAGCTGGAGCCAAAATCTTAAAAATGGGTGGAAATGCCTATGACGCTGTAACAGCAACACAATATGCCCTTGCCGTAGTATATCCCCAGGCGGGAAATATCGGAGGTGGTGGATTCTTAGTAGGAGTAAAAAATAATGGCGAAAAATTCACGCTAGACTATAGAGAAACAGCTCCGAAAAAGGCTTCCAGAGACATGTACATTGATAAAAAAGGAAAAGCAGATACTGATCTCTCCCAAAACGGAAGACTGGCCGTAGGTATTCCGGGAAGTGTAGCAGGATTCTTTGCAACCCTGAAATACTGTAAACTTCCTATGGAAAAGATTATCCAGCCTGCCATTGATCTTGCAGAAAAAGGATTTGCCATTACGGATAAAGAAGCAGAAATGCTTAATAACCAAAGAGAAAAATTTCAGAAACATAATAAATCCTCTATCATTTTTGTAAAAGATACTCCATGGAAAGCTGGAGATTTATTGGTTCAAAAAGACCTGGCCGAAACCTTGAAATTGATCCAGAAATTAGGAGCAAAAGGTTTTTATGAAGGGAAAACAGCTGATCTTTTGATTGCTGAAATGAAAAGAGGCAACGGAATCATCACCCTGGAAGACCTAAAAAATTATAAAGTTGCCGAAAGAAAAGCACTGGAATTTGATTATAAAGGAAATGATGTTGTTACCATGCCTTTACCATCAAGTGGAGGTGTTCTCCTTGCCCAAATGCTAAGAATGGCTAGTTTTGAAAACCTTGAAAAATATCAGCAAAATTCTACAAAAGCTGTTCAGATCATGGCTGAAGCAGAAAGAAGAGCCTATGCAGACAGAGCAGAATATATGGGTGATCCGGATTTTATCCAGGATAAAACTTCTTATCTTATCTCCGACGACTATCTGAAAGGCAGATGGAAAAGTTTCAGTTTTGACAAAGCCACTCCGAGTGCTGAAGTGGGTAAAATCATAGAGCAGCCTAAAGAATCTATGCAGACAACACATATTTCCGTATTGGATAAGGATGGAAATGCAGCTTCTGTAACCACAACTCTTAATGGCTATTATGGAAGTAAAGTACTGGTTTCGGGAGCTGGTTTCTTTTTAAATAATGAAATGGACGATTTCTCTATCAAACCAGGTGTACCAAACATGTTTGGGGCAGTGGGTGGAGAAGCCAATTCTATCCAGCCTAACAAGAGAATGCTTTCTTCCATGACTCCAACTATTCTCCTTAAGAATGGGAAACCTTATATGGTGGTAGGAACTCCTGGAGGAACCACAATCCCTACTTCAGTATACCAGTCTATTGTGAATGTTGTGGATTTTAAGTTGAATGCCAATATGTCTGTGAATGCACCAAAATTTCATCATCAGTGGCTTCCGGAAACCATTACCGTAGAAAACAACTTCCCTGAAAGTACAATTTCTGAGTTGAAAAGCAAGAATTACATCATTGAAAAGACAAAATACATTGGAAAAACAGAAATGATTGTCCTGGACGAAAACGGAAACATCCATGCAGTGGCAGACGGCCGTGGAGATGACTCTGTTGCAGTGGAATAA
- a CDS encoding DUF3857 domain-containing protein, with amino-acid sequence MMKFLILGALSTASLYFAQSYPASAIPENLKKNANVVIRKDFTTAQINKVDQIKYQYNTVTTVLNKDGNDQATAYIPYDKARRISNVKVTIYDEAGKKIKSVSKSDFQDVANNPQGIFYSDNRVLVYSYTPAQYPYTVDFSYETDDENTVFIPDFVPFTSIKTSLEEAQFKIINTSGIELRTKIYPSKYNYASVIESGSANDKTYSYKNVPAIDDAFMIPQPVKILPAVNFALAKFSLAGKQGTLNNWTDFGTWIYNDLLIPVSASTPAIKAEVASLQLQGSVEDKVKKIYQYMQNKSRYIAVALGIGGWQPMMPDEVQKKGYGDCKGLTNYMKVLLNEAGISSNYCIITSGRSQVSFDPEFPSMGGNHVILMVPTEKGNIWLENTSQQMAFNHLSYSTTDRNVLVVTPKGIELINTPVYKAEQNKEKQVLKINLNEDNSIAGTGNFYYTGNQYDYNLRFVNLNPKEKNDAVKANFDILNFEKVEMKNFNNDRDNAVITYDLDFKTNNFSKKAGNSLLFRSVPIFSDVVYKTDENRELPFEVNMSYEDEYEIAFILPMGYKVDETPDNSNITSEFGSYKLSFVKSDNQVKVTRKMQINKGLYPKEKYNDYIGFRKKILNMDNSKILITKI; translated from the coding sequence ATGATGAAATTTTTAATTTTAGGGGCTTTGTCCACAGCCTCATTATATTTTGCACAAAGCTATCCTGCTTCTGCAATTCCTGAGAATTTAAAGAAAAATGCTAATGTTGTTATACGAAAAGATTTTACAACTGCTCAGATAAATAAAGTTGATCAAATAAAATATCAGTATAATACGGTTACTACAGTTTTAAACAAAGACGGTAATGATCAGGCTACAGCCTATATTCCTTATGATAAGGCAAGGCGTATTTCAAATGTAAAAGTGACTATTTATGATGAAGCCGGAAAAAAGATTAAAAGTGTGTCAAAGTCTGATTTTCAGGATGTAGCAAATAACCCTCAGGGAATTTTTTATTCAGATAACAGAGTCTTAGTATATTCTTATACACCGGCTCAGTATCCTTATACCGTTGACTTTTCTTATGAAACGGATGATGAAAATACAGTTTTTATCCCTGACTTTGTGCCATTTACTTCTATCAAAACGTCACTGGAAGAAGCACAGTTTAAAATCATTAATACTTCAGGAATTGAACTTCGTACTAAGATATATCCGTCCAAATACAACTACGCTTCTGTTATAGAAAGCGGTAGCGCAAATGATAAAACCTATTCATACAAAAACGTACCTGCTATAGATGATGCTTTTATGATCCCGCAGCCTGTTAAAATATTACCTGCAGTAAACTTTGCCCTGGCAAAATTCAGTTTGGCAGGAAAGCAGGGAACTTTGAATAACTGGACAGATTTCGGAACCTGGATTTATAATGATCTTCTGATACCTGTTTCAGCTTCTACTCCTGCTATCAAGGCTGAAGTGGCATCTTTACAACTCCAGGGATCTGTAGAAGATAAGGTGAAGAAAATTTATCAGTACATGCAGAACAAAAGCCGTTATATTGCTGTGGCATTAGGAATAGGGGGTTGGCAGCCTATGATGCCGGATGAGGTTCAGAAAAAAGGCTATGGAGACTGTAAGGGACTTACGAATTATATGAAAGTCCTTCTGAACGAGGCAGGGATTTCATCCAATTATTGTATCATCACCTCTGGCCGTTCACAGGTTTCCTTTGATCCTGAATTTCCTTCTATGGGTGGAAATCACGTTATCTTGATGGTGCCGACTGAAAAGGGGAACATCTGGCTTGAAAATACTTCTCAGCAAATGGCTTTTAATCATTTAAGTTACAGTACAACCGATAGAAATGTACTGGTAGTGACCCCCAAGGGAATCGAACTTATCAATACGCCAGTATATAAAGCAGAACAAAATAAAGAAAAACAGGTGTTGAAAATTAACCTTAACGAGGATAACAGTATCGCCGGAACGGGAAACTTTTACTATACAGGAAATCAGTATGATTATAATTTAAGGTTCGTAAATCTAAATCCAAAAGAGAAAAATGATGCGGTAAAAGCCAATTTTGACATTTTGAACTTTGAAAAAGTGGAAATGAAAAACTTTAACAATGACAGAGACAATGCTGTTATTACATACGATCTTGATTTTAAAACCAATAATTTCTCTAAAAAAGCAGGAAACAGCCTTTTATTCAGATCTGTACCCATTTTTTCTGATGTTGTTTATAAGACAGACGAGAACCGTGAACTTCCTTTTGAAGTCAATATGTCCTATGAAGATGAATATGAAATTGCTTTTATTCTTCCTATGGGCTATAAAGTTGATGAAACTCCGGATAATTCAAACATCACTTCTGAATTTGGGTCATATAAGCTAAGCTTTGTTAAAAGTGATAATCAGGTAAAAGTGACAAGAAAAATGCAGATCAATAAAGGTCTGTACCCAAAAGAAAAATACAATGACTACATAGGTTTCAGAAAAAAAATTCTGAACATGGATAATTCAAAAATTTTAATAACAAAAATATAA
- a CDS encoding dicarboxylate/amino acid:cation symporter produces the protein MKAKKIYNQLYFQVIIAIVAGIVLGKFYPELGEKMKPLGDGFIKLVKMIIAPVIFITLTLGIAHMTDLKKVGRIAIKAMIYFFTFSTLALIIGLLVGNILQPGHGLNIDPSTLSGDVSQYQAKAHESTLTGFIMNIIPETLFSPLVGDNILQVLLVAILMGVALVLTKEKSQKVTDFLQDLSTPVFKIVHMLMKLAPIGAFGAMAFTIGKYGLHSVLNLIFLVGTFYITSILFIVLVLGSVAWYNGFNIFKLLFYLKEELLLVLGTSSSESALPGIMEKLEKAGCSRAIVGLVVPTGYSFNLDGTNIYMTLASLFIAQALNIHLPIEKQLMLLLVAMLSSKGAAGVTGAGFVTLAATLAVVPEIPIAGMTLILGIDKFMSECRALTNVIGNSVATVVVANWEKQLDKKQLQYCLDHPAEVEKKLEV, from the coding sequence TTGAAAGCAAAAAAAATATACAATCAGCTTTATTTCCAGGTTATTATAGCAATAGTTGCAGGTATTGTTCTTGGAAAATTTTATCCTGAATTAGGAGAAAAAATGAAACCTCTGGGGGATGGATTCATCAAATTAGTTAAAATGATTATCGCTCCGGTAATTTTTATTACGCTTACTTTAGGAATCGCCCACATGACCGATTTGAAAAAGGTAGGCAGAATTGCTATAAAGGCAATGATCTATTTTTTCACATTTTCAACTCTTGCGCTTATCATTGGATTATTGGTAGGAAATATCTTACAGCCGGGTCATGGCTTAAATATAGATCCTTCTACTCTTTCGGGTGATGTTTCACAGTACCAGGCAAAAGCTCATGAATCAACGCTTACAGGTTTTATTATGAATATTATTCCGGAGACTTTATTCAGTCCTTTGGTGGGTGATAATATTCTTCAGGTTCTGCTGGTTGCTATTTTAATGGGTGTCGCTTTGGTTTTAACAAAGGAAAAAAGCCAAAAAGTAACCGATTTTTTACAGGATCTATCAACTCCGGTATTTAAAATCGTTCATATGCTTATGAAACTGGCCCCAATCGGAGCTTTTGGAGCAATGGCATTTACGATTGGGAAATATGGACTTCACTCTGTATTGAACCTTATATTTCTGGTAGGTACATTCTACATCACATCTATCCTTTTTATAGTTCTGGTATTAGGATCTGTAGCATGGTATAATGGATTTAACATTTTCAAGCTTCTTTTTTACCTTAAAGAAGAACTCCTTCTTGTTTTGGGAACGAGCTCTTCGGAATCTGCTCTTCCGGGAATCATGGAAAAGCTTGAAAAAGCAGGCTGCTCCAGGGCCATTGTAGGTCTTGTAGTGCCTACAGGATATTCTTTCAATCTTGATGGAACCAATATTTATATGACACTTGCCTCTCTGTTTATCGCACAAGCATTAAACATCCATCTTCCTATTGAAAAACAGCTGATGCTTCTTCTGGTAGCGATGTTGAGTTCAAAAGGTGCAGCTGGTGTTACCGGTGCCGGATTTGTAACATTGGCAGCAACCCTGGCTGTAGTTCCGGAAATTCCAATTGCCGGAATGACATTAATCCTTGGAATAGATAAATTTATGAGTGAATGCAGAGCGCTGACGAATGTAATCGGGAATTCTGTAGCTACCGTAGTTGTTGCCAACTGGGAAAAACAGCTTGATAAAAAACAGCTTCAATATTGTCTGGATCATCCGGCTGAAGTTGAGAAAAAGCTGGAGGTGTAA
- a CDS encoding DUF3857 domain-containing protein, giving the protein MKKLIVLVLCSASAIMINAQKKYEFLNPPKFNDADLSKTKSLLDENAPAEILYKSAYFMVDANTGNLHKRYYYRVKIYDKDKAEDWLNLEIPIYNVGTNRESLGKFKAFTYNLENGNTVPVKVEKSSQYRSKENKYVTLTKFAFPSVKNGSVLEYQYEIISPFRFMIPEVLIESDTPSLNTEYVFDTPINMSYNVNYTGGISPKYREMEERNLYGTQYKTFRFAYENLKGFKTEKFVRNDRNFRTKISAELNSTNFGELKLYSSSWDQIGKRLYESDDFGGELKRTKLAKENMPAGVSEMKTDLEKANAIFSYVQKTFTWNKDKGIYTEDGIKKLLETKVGNAAEINLFLVMMLREAGLKADPLVISTVENGLINLVSPNISNMNFVLAAINIDKQLHIYDATSKQSSLDEIPLKNWNQYGILVTKEKALQIQMSNLKSSNTFLTVNGKINDDGSISGTYSDRDTGAYAMYVKDSYDDNAEKYKKQYKENFSMDFTDIDSKVLENGDFESSMKFSSMNLIDRVGKKMIINPMLFLNKSSNEFDQTEVRQYPIDFGSPITKVKKVILEIPEGYVIEEMPKEKRIVTEDKEIAYTYSVEQKGNKLEVTTTTKVSSSDYPKEYYPAFKQIWGVASKFENQVISLVKK; this is encoded by the coding sequence ATGAAAAAACTAATCGTATTGGTCCTTTGCTCTGCCAGTGCAATAATGATTAATGCTCAGAAGAAATACGAGTTTCTGAATCCTCCGAAATTTAATGATGCAGATTTGTCTAAGACAAAATCTTTATTGGATGAAAATGCTCCTGCTGAAATTCTGTATAAATCTGCTTACTTTATGGTGGATGCAAACACAGGGAATCTGCACAAAAGATATTATTATAGAGTTAAGATTTATGATAAAGATAAAGCTGAAGACTGGCTGAATCTTGAAATTCCTATTTATAATGTTGGGACTAACAGAGAATCACTAGGTAAATTTAAGGCTTTTACATACAATCTTGAAAACGGAAACACCGTTCCGGTAAAAGTGGAAAAAAGTTCACAATATAGAAGTAAAGAGAATAAATATGTTACTCTGACAAAATTTGCTTTTCCGAGTGTGAAAAATGGATCAGTCTTAGAATATCAGTATGAAATTATATCTCCGTTCCGATTTATGATTCCTGAAGTATTGATAGAATCTGATACTCCTTCACTGAACACAGAATATGTTTTTGATACGCCTATCAATATGTCATACAATGTAAACTATACTGGAGGAATTTCACCTAAATACAGGGAAATGGAGGAAAGGAATCTATACGGTACCCAATACAAAACCTTTAGATTTGCTTATGAAAACCTAAAAGGCTTTAAGACTGAAAAGTTTGTAAGAAATGACAGAAACTTCAGAACGAAGATCAGTGCAGAGCTGAACTCTACCAATTTCGGTGAGCTTAAACTATATTCGTCATCATGGGATCAGATTGGGAAAAGACTTTATGAAAGTGACGATTTTGGAGGGGAACTGAAACGAACAAAACTGGCAAAAGAAAATATGCCGGCAGGAGTTTCAGAAATGAAAACCGATCTTGAAAAGGCAAATGCCATTTTTTCATACGTCCAGAAGACTTTTACCTGGAATAAAGATAAAGGAATTTATACAGAAGATGGTATCAAAAAATTGTTGGAAACCAAGGTAGGGAATGCCGCAGAAATCAACCTTTTTCTGGTAATGATGCTTCGCGAAGCAGGTCTTAAAGCTGATCCGTTGGTAATTTCTACAGTGGAAAATGGATTGATTAATTTAGTGTCTCCCAATATTTCCAATATGAATTTTGTATTGGCTGCGATCAATATTGATAAGCAATTGCATATTTATGATGCTACCTCAAAACAATCCTCTCTGGATGAAATACCTCTTAAAAACTGGAATCAATATGGGATTTTGGTCACTAAAGAAAAGGCCCTGCAGATTCAAATGTCTAATTTGAAATCAAGTAATACTTTCCTTACAGTCAATGGTAAAATCAATGATGACGGAAGTATTTCCGGAACCTATTCGGACAGAGATACGGGGGCCTATGCGATGTATGTGAAAGACAGCTATGATGATAATGCAGAAAAATATAAAAAACAATATAAAGAAAACTTTTCTATGGACTTTACGGATATTGATTCAAAAGTTTTGGAAAATGGAGATTTTGAAAGCAGCATGAAATTCTCTTCAATGAACCTTATTGATAGAGTAGGAAAGAAAATGATCATCAATCCGATGCTGTTTTTAAACAAAAGTTCCAATGAGTTTGATCAGACGGAAGTTAGACAGTATCCCATCGATTTTGGATCGCCTATCACCAAAGTAAAAAAAGTTATTCTTGAAATTCCTGAAGGATATGTGATTGAGGAAATGCCTAAAGAAAAAAGAATCGTTACAGAAGATAAAGAAATAGCATATACCTATTCTGTAGAACAAAAAGGAAATAAACTGGAAGTAACTACCACAACAAAAGTTAGCAGTTCAGATTATCCGAAAGAATATTATCCTGCATTTAAACAAATCTGGGGGGTAGCCTCTAAATTTGAAAATCAGGTAATAAGCCTTGTTAAAAAGTAA
- a CDS encoding diacylglycerol kinase family protein translates to MLPDQEAFFNFAVMEKVAFIINPFSAKKNYQPFLNELKTKVNNPLYYVSESIPGTDEFIQAHFEEVDVFVAIGGDGTISTVAKNLINTEKILAIFPAGSGNGFSNETQFSKNLDELLEKIKTKNSRKIDTFTVNDRLSINVSGTGFDGKVVKEFEKTSRGFKNYIKVSLKTFFNYKPIKVKFFDEEYQQYNGRYLMMNIANTRQFGNNAYIAPKASKSDGLVDMVLVKKFPLTYSALFAFRMFTKRLKDDEYVTYLPVSEISFKVNTKNWHLDGEFNKIKSPVHVKVQPASLSILV, encoded by the coding sequence ATGCTTCCAGATCAGGAAGCATTTTTTAATTTTGCGGTAATGGAAAAAGTAGCTTTTATTATCAACCCTTTTTCGGCCAAAAAAAACTATCAGCCGTTTTTGAACGAACTTAAAACAAAGGTAAACAACCCGTTGTATTATGTATCAGAATCTATTCCGGGAACAGATGAGTTTATTCAGGCCCATTTTGAAGAAGTGGATGTTTTTGTGGCCATTGGAGGAGATGGAACAATTTCTACAGTAGCCAAAAATCTGATTAATACAGAAAAAATTCTGGCTATTTTTCCAGCTGGTTCAGGAAATGGATTTTCCAATGAAACCCAGTTCAGTAAAAATCTGGATGAACTTTTAGAAAAAATAAAAACCAAAAACTCCAGAAAGATTGATACTTTTACGGTAAACGACAGGCTTTCTATCAATGTTTCAGGAACAGGATTTGACGGTAAGGTTGTCAAGGAATTTGAAAAAACAAGCCGTGGATTCAAAAACTATATCAAAGTTTCCCTAAAAACCTTCTTCAACTACAAACCCATCAAAGTAAAGTTTTTTGATGAAGAATATCAACAGTATAACGGACGGTATCTGATGATGAATATTGCCAATACCCGTCAGTTTGGCAACAACGCTTACATTGCCCCGAAAGCAAGTAAAAGTGATGGTTTGGTGGATATGGTTTTGGTGAAAAAGTTTCCTCTGACTTATTCTGCGCTGTTTGCTTTCAGAATGTTCACCAAAAGGCTGAAAGATGATGAATATGTCACTTATCTTCCGGTTTCCGAAATATCATTTAAAGTCAATACCAAAAACTGGCATCTGGACGGTGAATTCAATAAAATCAAATCACCGGTTCATGTGAAAGTACAGCCAGCGAGTTTGAGTATTTTGGTTTAA